From the Candidatus Bathyarchaeia archaeon genome, one window contains:
- a CDS encoding DNA primase small subunit PriS: MNPAEQAVRQKFQQYYLDPNRQLDPPPNPSEREYGFLLFGGKFMVRHRSFREPDLLLAAIRDLVPLHVYFSTAYYREPTAPMEGKGWTGADLVFDIDADHLNTPCKPDHDSWKCKACGTKGAGGAPKLCPKCKNDRMEEQTWLCDRCLQEAKEETARLLEMLYTDLGIDHDNTRLIFSGHRGYHVHVSSKQTSQLGEEERREIADYLLAQGLDPQLHELEETSIDGTKVAEGPLVGQPGWRGRIVTGIYDLLGGEIDQIGLTSNQVQALKSWNREDLLRKPFWSSVKGVGLPTWKTLVSKAVEKKSAKIDTVVTTDIHRLIRMPGTLNGHTGLLAMRVPEERLDEFDPFTEPLAFQGEMKVKVNESPAFRLGNRKLGPYHDETVLLPSAAAILLLCKHRAELIA; the protein is encoded by the coding sequence GTGAACCCAGCTGAACAGGCCGTCCGACAGAAATTCCAACAATACTATCTCGACCCGAACAGACAGTTGGACCCACCTCCAAATCCTTCAGAAAGGGAATACGGGTTCTTGCTATTCGGCGGAAAGTTCATGGTCAGACATCGCTCGTTCAGAGAACCTGACTTGCTCCTTGCCGCGATCAGAGATTTGGTCCCGTTGCATGTCTACTTCTCCACGGCTTACTATCGTGAACCTACCGCACCCATGGAGGGCAAAGGATGGACTGGTGCCGATCTAGTCTTTGACATTGACGCGGACCACCTCAACACACCATGCAAACCAGACCATGACAGCTGGAAATGCAAAGCATGCGGCACCAAAGGAGCCGGCGGCGCCCCAAAGCTCTGTCCAAAATGCAAGAACGATCGAATGGAAGAACAAACCTGGCTCTGCGACAGATGCCTCCAGGAAGCCAAAGAGGAAACCGCTAGACTCCTGGAAATGCTCTACACAGATCTTGGAATAGACCACGATAACACTAGGCTCATCTTCTCAGGACACCGCGGATACCATGTCCACGTGTCCTCAAAACAAACCTCGCAGCTCGGAGAAGAAGAACGCAGAGAAATCGCAGACTACCTTCTAGCCCAAGGACTAGACCCTCAACTCCACGAACTAGAGGAGACGAGTATCGACGGGACAAAGGTTGCAGAAGGCCCTTTGGTCGGTCAGCCGGGATGGAGAGGACGAATAGTTACTGGAATCTACGATCTACTGGGAGGCGAGATCGACCAGATAGGCCTCACGTCGAATCAGGTCCAGGCCCTGAAATCATGGAATAGGGAAGACCTACTCAGGAAACCATTCTGGAGTTCTGTCAAAGGCGTTGGATTGCCAACATGGAAAACCTTGGTGTCAAAGGCCGTCGAGAAAAAATCGGCAAAAATAGACACTGTCGTCACAACGGATATCCACAGACTCATCAGAATGCCAGGAACCCTCAACGGCCACACAGGACTACTCGCAATGAGGGTTCCAGAAGAAAGACTAGACGAGTTCGACCCGTTCACAGAACCACTAGCCTTCCAGGGCGAGATGAAAGTCAAGGTCAACGAGTCTCCAGCCTTCAGACTCGGAAACAGAAAACTCGGACCATATCACGACGAGACTGTCCTATTACCGTCAGCCGCAGCTATCCTCCTTCTCTGCAAGCACAGAGCAGAACTGATAGCATAG
- a CDS encoding 30S ribosomal protein S27e: protein MRWELIPKPRSVFLRVKCPKCANEQVIFERTSNYVKCTVCDELLAQPRGGKAEIRGEILQPLA, encoded by the coding sequence TTGCGATGGGAACTCATACCCAAACCCCGAAGCGTATTCCTACGCGTGAAATGTCCGAAATGCGCGAATGAACAGGTAATTTTCGAAAGAACGAGCAACTACGTGAAGTGCACCGTTTGTGACGAGCTTCTAGCTCAACCGAGAGGCGGAAAGGCAGAGATTAGAGGAGAAATATTACAACCCCTTGCGTAG
- a CDS encoding HAD family hydrolase, with protein MFDFDGTLYGDWRLWIALIEETLREFNVSTTAYEALELARDLIRKGGEARETLKISGIAVSLARQHGLERDEEVRSRFFEKLDAKMDETGPGNDLVALLEQLKQREFIMGLVTFVRRPRLTRRLDVWKLKDYFRCAITPEQVEEFKPSPQPFLKAIENFALLPKECFVVGDEPVDMLGGKRAGIQTIGLPQGFYSREELEEAGADSIIASLNALPSILFNNHLQ; from the coding sequence ATTTTCGATTTTGATGGAACGCTCTACGGAGACTGGAGACTCTGGATTGCCCTGATCGAAGAGACTCTTAGAGAATTCAACGTTTCAACAACAGCCTACGAGGCTCTTGAGCTAGCAAGAGACCTCATTAGGAAAGGGGGGGAGGCTCGGGAAACTCTCAAAATAAGCGGAATCGCCGTCTCTCTCGCTAGACAACACGGACTTGAACGCGACGAGGAAGTTCGATCAAGATTCTTCGAAAAACTCGATGCCAAGATGGATGAGACAGGGCCAGGAAACGATCTGGTCGCGCTCTTGGAGCAACTCAAACAAAGAGAATTCATAATGGGCCTGGTAACTTTTGTGCGGAGACCAAGGCTTACGAGGCGTTTGGACGTTTGGAAACTGAAAGACTACTTCCGTTGCGCGATTACCCCAGAGCAAGTTGAAGAGTTCAAACCATCACCACAGCCTTTCCTGAAAGCAATTGAAAACTTCGCCCTCCTTCCCAAAGAATGCTTTGTAGTCGGAGATGAGCCTGTGGATATGCTGGGCGGAAAACGAGCGGGTATCCAGACAATCGGACTGCCTCAAGGATTCTATTCCCGAGAGGAATTGGAGGAGGCGGGGGCTGACTCGATAATAGCCTCTCTCAACGCCTTACCATCAATTCTCTTCAATAATCATCTTCAATAG
- the pcn gene encoding proliferating cell nuclear antigen (pcna) — MLESSIAETSAKKEKPANPMFKATMNDARLFRNLIGAISSLIEEADFNASPDGIKLRSMDPSHIAMVDFEWPKTAFDTYECTTQTKLRLSVSNLLKLLKRTKSDESIEVVYDDANKKLNITLKGNIVRKFITPTLEPSTEEVPTPKVPFNARVKITAASLRDIIDDAQSISDNVKLEVTQEKFVVRAAGELTSALIELDKGSDAILELDVKEPAKATYNLNYLGEIIRAGSGASEVTSLEFSTNMPIKVEFEMPQQGRLLYYLAPRIEAE; from the coding sequence TTGCTGGAAAGTTCAATAGCCGAAACCTCGGCTAAGAAGGAAAAGCCGGCTAATCCCATGTTCAAAGCCACTATGAACGATGCACGGCTCTTCCGCAACCTCATAGGAGCAATCTCAAGCCTTATCGAAGAAGCAGACTTCAACGCTTCCCCTGATGGAATCAAGCTACGCTCCATGGACCCCTCGCACATAGCAATGGTTGATTTCGAATGGCCCAAGACAGCCTTTGACACCTACGAGTGCACAACTCAAACGAAACTCCGGCTCAGCGTATCGAACCTCCTCAAGCTGTTGAAGAGGACGAAAAGTGATGAATCCATCGAGGTAGTCTATGATGACGCGAACAAGAAACTCAACATTACTCTCAAAGGCAACATTGTAAGGAAATTCATAACCCCGACCCTCGAACCATCTACGGAAGAGGTTCCGACGCCAAAGGTCCCGTTCAACGCGAGAGTCAAGATTACCGCCGCGAGCCTGCGAGACATTATCGATGACGCGCAATCCATAAGCGACAATGTCAAGCTCGAAGTGACCCAGGAAAAATTCGTAGTAAGAGCAGCTGGAGAACTGACTAGCGCACTAATAGAATTGGACAAGGGAAGCGATGCCATTCTTGAACTAGACGTGAAGGAACCAGCGAAGGCCACGTACAATCTCAACTATCTCGGAGAAATAATCCGGGCAGGCTCAGGAGCCTCCGAGGTTACCTCTCTCGAGTTCTCCACCAACATGCCAATCAAAGTAGAATTTGAAATGCCCCAGCAAGGAAGGCTCCTCTACTATCTCGCCCCAAGAATAGAAGCCGAATAA
- a CDS encoding DNA-directed RNA polymerase subunit L, translating into MKVNVLKKSKGFLKVEVEGEGHTFGHLMQQALLEDKTVDWAGYDLPHPLFTKPVITLRMKGESSAEKALERAAKKVHQDTDEFIEKFSAAVAAEAEN; encoded by the coding sequence TTGAAGGTCAACGTCTTGAAAAAATCGAAGGGATTCCTCAAAGTTGAGGTCGAGGGAGAAGGTCACACCTTCGGGCATCTCATGCAACAAGCACTCTTAGAAGACAAGACTGTAGACTGGGCAGGCTACGACCTTCCTCACCCACTCTTCACCAAGCCCGTCATAACTCTGAGAATGAAAGGCGAGTCCTCTGCGGAGAAGGCTTTGGAACGGGCGGCGAAAAAAGTCCATCAGGATACTGATGAGTTTATCGAAAAGTTCAGTGCTGCAGTAGCAGCCGAAGCTGAAAACTAG
- a CDS encoding RNA-protein complex protein Nop10, with translation MKWLTRRCPKCSAYSLKETCPKCGTQTRNPHPPKFSPDDKYARQRMEGSSRLSEA, from the coding sequence ATGAAATGGCTAACGAGACGGTGTCCCAAGTGCTCGGCATATTCTCTGAAAGAAACATGCCCAAAATGTGGGACTCAAACTAGGAACCCTCACCCGCCGAAATTCTCGCCAGACGATAAGTACGCGCGACAGCGAATGGAAGGATCCAGTCGCTTATCAGAAGCTTAG
- a CDS encoding transcription factor S, with product MQFCPKCGSTLLPAKREKKVFMACGKCGYSSNRGDKQVSRLAHDKEKIVVIGREEQKIRTLPKAKAECPKCNNHEAFYWLVQTRGGDESSTQFFRCTNCGATWRENS from the coding sequence TTGCAGTTCTGTCCGAAATGCGGGTCCACACTCTTACCCGCCAAGAGAGAGAAGAAGGTGTTCATGGCCTGCGGAAAGTGCGGCTACTCGAGCAACCGCGGAGATAAGCAAGTTAGCAGGCTAGCTCATGATAAAGAGAAGATCGTGGTCATTGGTAGAGAAGAACAGAAGATAAGGACCCTCCCGAAGGCCAAAGCGGAATGCCCCAAGTGTAACAATCACGAGGCATTCTACTGGCTCGTTCAGACAAGGGGCGGCGATGAGTCTTCAACCCAATTCTTTAGATGTACCAATTGCGGCGCCACATGGCGGGAGAATAGCTAG
- a CDS encoding DNA primase large subunit PriL has product MLTRADLAKYPFLNEASDYIKELGISIDDIASPDFSPVMERAEKRLEEALSKGRVSNEFGNENAEILSFPVSNLILSLTGEERAQRRFALAEAKRAYELLRQENPDKLEYIARTTFGWKLAKIDAQPGKRFYDFAISLADYLRNAVHLKEPKWKLPNRILDHGLIYATREELARLLEEEVRTRIIDRSGRIPGQVPKLLQPKVEQTKGLITKWLGTPSHFELPKVPAPEAMPPCVRHLIDNLAEGKNVQHMGRFTLASFLVNIGAGEEEIVKTFKPASDFSERMTRYQVEHIAGKRGGRTKYTCPMCTTLKTHGVCYKPDEICTTIRNPLSYYKRKARTLTGRGPNREPS; this is encoded by the coding sequence ATGTTAACAAGGGCTGACCTGGCCAAATACCCCTTCCTTAACGAAGCCTCTGACTACATCAAAGAACTAGGAATCTCCATCGACGACATCGCATCCCCAGACTTCAGCCCGGTAATGGAAAGGGCAGAAAAAAGACTGGAAGAAGCCCTCTCAAAAGGAAGGGTCTCAAACGAGTTCGGCAACGAGAACGCTGAGATCCTATCATTCCCAGTCTCCAATCTAATCCTGAGTCTCACCGGAGAGGAGCGGGCGCAGAGAAGATTTGCACTTGCCGAAGCGAAGAGAGCTTACGAACTGCTCCGACAGGAAAATCCCGACAAACTAGAATACATCGCCCGCACGACCTTTGGCTGGAAGCTAGCGAAAATCGACGCTCAGCCGGGAAAGAGGTTCTATGATTTCGCAATCTCTTTGGCCGACTATCTCAGAAACGCGGTCCACCTTAAAGAGCCGAAATGGAAGTTGCCGAACAGGATTCTAGACCACGGTCTCATCTACGCTACTAGGGAGGAGCTGGCCCGCCTCCTTGAAGAAGAGGTCAGAACGAGAATAATCGACAGGAGCGGTCGCATTCCCGGACAGGTACCGAAGCTCCTGCAGCCCAAGGTCGAACAGACTAAGGGGCTCATCACCAAATGGCTGGGCACTCCATCTCACTTTGAACTTCCGAAGGTACCCGCGCCAGAAGCAATGCCTCCCTGCGTCAGGCATCTCATTGATAACCTCGCAGAAGGGAAGAACGTCCAACACATGGGCCGATTCACCCTCGCATCGTTCCTGGTCAACATCGGAGCCGGAGAAGAGGAGATAGTCAAGACGTTCAAGCCTGCAAGCGACTTTTCAGAGAGAATGACCCGCTACCAGGTTGAACACATCGCCGGCAAACGGGGTGGCAGAACAAAGTATACCTGCCCGATGTGCACGACACTGAAGACGCACGGAGTATGCTACAAGCCGGACGAGATCTGCACTACTATCCGAAACCCTCTGAGTTACTACAAGAGAAAAGCTAGAACCCTTACCGGAAGGGGGCCGAACCGTGAACCCAGCTGA
- a CDS encoding SPFH domain-containing protein yields the protein MPQVIEWRGAGPDDIVWRYPVEEITNAAQLVVHEYETAVFLKDGKAYDVFPPGRHTLTTLNLPLITSAYRIFFGGKTPFTATVIYVSTKQFAGKWGAKAQTTELAPLMVHGTAWLRVTDPNLFVNEVVGGQGAYSTPQVDDFIRGFINERVIDEMSKYDLQTAFTQLDKASVSVKVNINDALKRLGTDLVDFKFEGIDTSDQFRDRLFWIKQKAATSDVLRMETAKDIGSSIGSSPGAGFGAGMVLIPQVMNAQMQPAVQPQAALVACPKCGNGVQQGARFCPNCGATMFVPPAAQAMTPCPNCGKPVAAGTKFCPECGQKMQ from the coding sequence GTGCCACAAGTCATAGAATGGAGAGGAGCAGGCCCAGACGACATCGTCTGGCGATACCCAGTAGAAGAGATCACCAATGCTGCGCAGTTAGTGGTTCACGAGTACGAGACGGCGGTCTTCCTCAAAGACGGAAAAGCCTACGACGTCTTCCCTCCTGGCAGACACACTCTTACAACTCTCAACCTGCCTCTGATAACGTCAGCATACCGTATATTCTTCGGCGGAAAGACCCCCTTCACAGCCACGGTCATATACGTCTCGACGAAACAGTTCGCCGGTAAGTGGGGCGCGAAGGCCCAGACGACAGAGCTCGCGCCGTTGATGGTGCACGGGACAGCTTGGCTCAGAGTAACAGATCCGAACCTTTTCGTCAATGAAGTTGTCGGCGGACAGGGAGCCTATAGTACTCCGCAGGTGGACGATTTCATCCGAGGCTTCATCAACGAAAGAGTCATCGATGAAATGTCGAAATACGATCTCCAAACCGCATTCACCCAACTCGACAAAGCATCGGTCAGTGTCAAGGTCAACATCAATGATGCTCTGAAACGACTCGGAACCGACCTGGTCGATTTCAAGTTCGAGGGAATCGACACCTCTGATCAGTTCCGTGACCGGCTCTTTTGGATCAAACAGAAAGCAGCCACTTCAGACGTGTTGAGGATGGAGACCGCCAAGGACATCGGGTCGAGCATTGGCTCATCTCCAGGCGCAGGCTTCGGAGCAGGAATGGTCCTCATACCGCAAGTGATGAACGCCCAGATGCAGCCCGCTGTTCAACCGCAGGCAGCGCTCGTTGCATGCCCCAAGTGCGGAAACGGTGTTCAACAGGGAGCCCGGTTCTGCCCTAACTGTGGCGCGACCATGTTCGTACCGCCCGCTGCCCAAGCTATGACGCCTTGTCCCAACTGCGGAAAACCGGTCGCCGCGGGGACCAAGTTCTGTCCGGAATGTGGGCAAAAGATGCAATAA
- a CDS encoding 50S ribosomal protein L44e has protein sequence MDKRTPQPQTHPSYGEEKTKYPKEVNTYCPKCKHHTAHAVAVYKAGKQRTLSWGARRQERRKHGYGGQKFPELKRTAKTTKKALLKLKCRDCNYTIERLGIRLRKLEVGA, from the coding sequence ATGGATAAAAGGACGCCCCAGCCCCAAACCCACCCCTCCTACGGTGAAGAAAAAACGAAGTATCCAAAAGAGGTCAACACCTACTGCCCCAAGTGCAAACACCATACAGCCCACGCCGTCGCCGTTTACAAGGCAGGCAAGCAGCGGACTCTATCATGGGGAGCCAGGCGACAAGAGAGGCGAAAACATGGTTACGGCGGACAGAAATTTCCAGAGCTGAAAAGGACCGCGAAGACAACCAAGAAAGCACTTCTCAAGCTGAAATGTCGCGACTGCAACTACACCATTGAGAGACTGGGAATCCGACTGAGAAAACTTGAGGTTGGCGCCTAG
- a CDS encoding exosome complex RNA-binding protein Csl4, which translates to MIKKLDGQFVVPGEKLGVVEEFMPGRGTVEVDGTVFSSQTGVAAVDSNRHIVSVKPSAGPPVVPEEGSTIIGVVEKVQEKMAIVNIVVVDGHKVQPPFTGMLHISNSSPRFERFMGDVCKPNDVIRGKVIDVSQRIPKLTTVGREMGVIKAYCSRCGGELVLSGRILRCTLCLNVERRRLTEDFGADGGNVPS; encoded by the coding sequence ATGATAAAGAAGCTGGACGGACAATTCGTCGTACCGGGAGAGAAGCTCGGCGTCGTTGAAGAGTTCATGCCGGGCCGCGGTACCGTCGAGGTAGATGGAACTGTCTTTTCATCCCAGACGGGAGTTGCAGCAGTCGATTCTAACCGTCACATAGTCTCAGTAAAACCATCGGCTGGACCCCCTGTCGTCCCTGAAGAGGGTTCAACGATCATTGGAGTTGTCGAGAAAGTCCAGGAGAAAATGGCCATCGTTAACATCGTTGTAGTTGACGGTCACAAGGTCCAGCCACCATTCACAGGAATGTTGCACATCTCAAACTCAAGTCCTAGGTTCGAGCGCTTCATGGGGGACGTCTGCAAACCGAACGACGTCATCCGAGGAAAGGTGATCGATGTAAGCCAGAGGATACCGAAGCTTACAACGGTTGGACGCGAAATGGGCGTGATCAAGGCCTACTGCTCTCGGTGCGGAGGCGAACTCGTACTATCAGGAAGGATTCTCCGCTGTACATTGTGCCTAAATGTCGAGAGACGACGGCTAACAGAAGACTTCGGAGCCGACGGAGGAAACGTTCCAAGTTGA
- a CDS encoding nitroreductase family protein — MPKEKTVLEGINTLRSIRKFKADPVPDHVLKTILEAASKAASGSNTQPWEFIVVRDPRQKAQLKEPMLKTWLQRLGNSPGISDRMRVVYDDATEMLRNTEKVPVIVYCCVDLNRVSKSDEVKYASIYPAVQNLMLAAHALGLATCLTVHGSTSTRGEPEVKKILGIPDHVKVACLIYLGYPAIRLGPPKRKPVEKFIHYDHW; from the coding sequence ATGCCAAAGGAAAAAACGGTCCTCGAGGGGATCAACACCCTACGGTCCATTCGAAAGTTCAAGGCTGACCCCGTCCCCGATCATGTTCTCAAGACAATTCTGGAAGCAGCCTCGAAAGCGGCTTCAGGAAGTAACACGCAACCATGGGAGTTCATTGTTGTCCGGGATCCTAGGCAGAAGGCCCAGCTAAAGGAGCCGATGCTGAAGACGTGGTTACAACGCCTCGGCAATAGCCCCGGTATATCGGATCGAATGAGAGTAGTCTATGATGACGCCACTGAGATGCTTCGAAATACCGAGAAGGTACCTGTCATAGTCTACTGCTGCGTCGACCTGAACCGCGTTAGCAAGAGCGACGAGGTCAAGTACGCTAGTATCTATCCGGCAGTCCAAAACCTCATGCTGGCCGCTCACGCGCTAGGTCTAGCCACATGCCTGACAGTTCACGGGTCCACCTCGACCCGTGGAGAACCAGAGGTCAAAAAGATCCTTGGAATCCCTGATCATGTTAAGGTAGCCTGCCTGATCTATCTTGGTTATCCAGCAATCAGACTTGGCCCCCCCAAGAGAAAGCCTGTCGAAAAATTCATACACTACGATCATTGGTAA
- a CDS encoding ribonuclease III family protein — protein MNEEALVKILTDTRLAQFGDSLLNFAYSIALTEITGRPNGTKVRDKILADAAARAGLRKHLPRRVGRGDVANSLEALLGYLWLQKMITLEEVVVCLKKDNLEPSVNFSILAEIALTKLRQQS, from the coding sequence TTGAACGAGGAGGCTCTTGTCAAGATTCTGACCGACACTAGGCTCGCTCAGTTCGGAGACTCTCTCCTAAACTTCGCATACTCGATAGCCCTTACAGAAATTACGGGCCGACCAAATGGAACGAAGGTCCGAGACAAGATCCTTGCCGATGCTGCCGCAAGAGCCGGATTGAGAAAACATCTTCCAAGAAGAGTGGGCAGAGGAGACGTGGCTAACAGTTTGGAGGCATTGCTGGGATATCTATGGTTACAGAAAATGATCACCCTTGAGGAGGTCGTTGTCTGTCTCAAGAAAGACAACCTTGAACCTAGCGTGAACTTTTCCATCCTTGCGGAAATAGCTCTAACCAAGCTTCGGCAACAATCATGA
- a CDS encoding translation initiation factor IF-2 subunit alpha encodes MSTQASQALMPEVGDLVVATVTRVEDYGAYVKLDEYSGIEGLVHISEISTTWVRNIREHARQGQKLVLKVLRVSSQRNQIDLSLRRVTGREKSEKMLEWKKERKADAILKSAAEKLNKSVEDAEDIRKTLLDKFGGLYSPLEEALDEGPEVLVKGGLSEEWAQAIAEVTKSKIRLERSKVRGTVSVTCHKPGGVEIIKQALMSAKKIRKPRGSEVKIYSIGSPKYRIEVEAPSFEAAEKTLSLAVEEVIGTIKKAGGEGRKLG; translated from the coding sequence TTGAGTACCCAGGCTTCACAAGCGCTAATGCCCGAGGTTGGCGACTTGGTCGTTGCTACGGTAACCAGAGTTGAAGACTACGGTGCCTACGTTAAGCTCGACGAGTACAGCGGCATCGAGGGCCTTGTCCACATATCCGAGATCTCAACAACTTGGGTCCGGAACATTAGGGAACACGCACGACAGGGTCAGAAACTCGTTCTAAAGGTTCTACGAGTAAGTTCCCAACGTAACCAGATAGATCTCTCCCTCAGAAGGGTCACAGGGAGAGAAAAATCCGAGAAGATGCTTGAATGGAAGAAGGAACGAAAGGCAGACGCTATATTGAAAAGCGCCGCTGAAAAACTGAACAAATCCGTTGAGGATGCTGAGGATATCAGAAAGACTCTTCTGGACAAGTTTGGAGGGCTCTATTCTCCACTAGAAGAAGCCCTGGACGAGGGCCCCGAAGTGCTCGTAAAGGGAGGGCTCTCTGAGGAATGGGCTCAAGCGATAGCAGAGGTCACCAAGAGCAAGATCAGGCTTGAGAGGTCGAAAGTACGAGGAACTGTCTCGGTAACTTGCCACAAGCCCGGAGGCGTCGAGATAATCAAACAAGCACTGATGAGCGCTAAGAAGATCCGCAAACCCCGCGGGAGCGAGGTAAAGATTTACTCTATCGGTTCCCCAAAATATAGAATCGAAGTCGAAGCGCCAAGCTTCGAAGCAGCTGAGAAAACCCTCAGTCTCGCAGTCGAGGAAGTTATCGGGACCATCAAGAAAGCAGGCGGCGAGGGAAGGAAGCTTGGATGA